Proteins co-encoded in one Pseudomonas fluorescens genomic window:
- the phaC gene encoding class II poly(R)-hydroxyalkanoic acid synthase encodes MRDKPATGGVPSPAVFINAQSAMTGLRGRDLISTLRSVAAHGLRNPIHSAKHALKLGGALGRVLLGETLHPTNPNDSRFADPAWSLNPFYRRGLQAYLSWQKQVRSWIDESSMSDDDRARAHFAFSLINDAVAPSNTLLNPLAIKELFNSGGHSLVRGLSHLLDDLLHNDGLPRQVTKQAFEIGKTVATTTGSVVFRNELLELIQYKPMSEKQYSKPLLVVPPQINKYYIFDLSPNNSFVQYALKNSLQTFMISWRNPDVRHREWGLSTYVEAVEEAMNVCRAITGAREVNLMGACAGGLTIAALQGHLQAKRQLRRVSSATYLVSLLDSQIDSPATLFADEQTLEAAKRRSYQKGVLDGRDMARVFAWMRPNDLIWSYFVNNYLLGKEPPAFDILYWNNDSTRLPAAFHGDLLDFFKHNPLIHSGGLEVCGTPIDLQKVTVDSFSVAGMNDHITPWDAVYRSTLLLGGERRFVLSNSGHVQSILNPPSNPKATYVENGKLSSDPRAWYYDAKKVDGSWWPQWLEWVQQRSGTLRETQMSLGNANYPPMEAAPGTYVRVR; translated from the coding sequence ATGCGCGACAAACCAGCGACGGGCGGAGTGCCCAGTCCTGCCGTGTTCATCAATGCACAGAGTGCAATGACCGGCCTGCGTGGCCGCGATCTGATTTCGACGTTGCGCAGCGTCGCCGCCCATGGCCTGCGCAACCCGATCCACAGTGCGAAACACGCATTGAAACTCGGCGGTGCGCTCGGACGCGTGCTGCTGGGTGAAACCCTGCACCCGACCAACCCCAATGACAGCCGTTTCGCCGACCCGGCCTGGAGCCTCAATCCGTTCTACCGCCGGGGCCTGCAGGCCTATCTGAGCTGGCAGAAACAGGTCAGGAGCTGGATCGACGAAAGCAGCATGAGCGACGACGATCGCGCCCGTGCGCACTTCGCTTTTTCCCTGATCAACGACGCCGTGGCGCCCTCCAACACGCTGCTCAATCCGCTGGCGATCAAGGAGCTGTTCAACTCCGGCGGCCACAGCCTGGTGCGCGGCCTGAGCCATCTGCTCGATGACCTGCTGCACAACGACGGCCTGCCGCGCCAGGTGACCAAACAGGCCTTCGAGATCGGCAAGACCGTTGCCACCACCACCGGCTCGGTGGTGTTTCGCAACGAACTGCTCGAGCTGATCCAGTACAAGCCAATGAGCGAAAAGCAGTATTCGAAACCGCTGCTGGTGGTGCCGCCGCAAATCAACAAGTACTACATTTTCGATCTGAGCCCGAACAACAGTTTCGTCCAGTACGCCCTGAAGAACAGCTTGCAGACCTTCATGATCAGTTGGCGCAACCCGGACGTGCGCCATCGCGAATGGGGCCTTTCGACCTACGTCGAGGCCGTGGAGGAAGCGATGAACGTCTGCCGGGCGATTACCGGCGCTCGGGAGGTCAACCTGATGGGAGCCTGCGCCGGCGGGCTGACCATCGCCGCACTGCAAGGGCACTTGCAGGCCAAGCGGCAGTTGCGGCGGGTCTCCAGCGCGACCTATCTGGTGAGCCTGCTCGACAGTCAGATCGACTCCCCGGCGACGCTGTTCGCCGACGAACAGACCCTCGAAGCGGCCAAGCGCCGTTCCTATCAGAAAGGCGTGCTGGACGGTCGCGACATGGCCAGGGTGTTCGCCTGGATGCGGCCCAACGATCTGATCTGGAGCTACTTCGTCAACAACTACCTGCTGGGCAAGGAGCCGCCGGCGTTCGACATCCTCTACTGGAACAACGACAGCACCCGCCTGCCAGCCGCGTTTCATGGCGACCTGCTGGACTTCTTCAAGCACAACCCGCTGATTCATTCGGGAGGCCTGGAAGTCTGCGGCACACCGATCGACCTGCAGAAAGTCACGGTCGACAGTTTCAGCGTGGCCGGCATGAACGACCACATCACGCCATGGGACGCGGTGTATCGCTCGACCCTGCTGCTGGGCGGCGAGCGACGCTTCGTACTGTCCAACAGCGGCCACGTACAGAGCATTCTCAACCCGCCGAGCAACCCCAAAGCCACTTACGTCGAGAACGGCAAGCTGAGCAGCGACCCGCGCGCCTGGTACTACGACGCGAAAAAGGTCGACGGCAGTTGGTGGCCGCAATGGCTGGAATGGGTCCAGCAGCGTTCCGGCACCCTGCGCGAAACCCAGATGTCTCTGGGCAACGCCAATTATCCACCGATGGAGGCAGCACCCGGCACCTACGTGCGCGTGCGCTGA
- the phaZ gene encoding poly(3-hydroxyalkanoate) depolymerase: MPHPFIFRTVELDGQTIRTAVRPGKPHLTPLLIFNGIGANLELVFPFVAALDPDLEVIAFDVPGVGGSSTPSRPYRFPGLAKLTARMLDYLDYGQVNVIGVSWGGALAQQFAHDYPERCKKLVLAATAAGAVMVPGKPKVLWMMASPRRYIQPSHVIRIAPMIYGGSFRRDPTLAASHAAKVRSAGKLGYYWQLFAGLGWTSIHWLHKIHQPTLVLAGDDDPLIPLINMRLLAWRIPNAQLHIIDDGHLFLITRAEAVAPIIMKFLQEERLRAVMHPHPTPLGG, from the coding sequence ATGCCGCACCCGTTCATCTTTCGAACTGTCGAGCTGGATGGCCAGACCATCCGCACGGCGGTCCGCCCCGGCAAGCCACACTTGACGCCCTTGCTGATTTTCAACGGCATCGGCGCCAACCTGGAGCTGGTGTTTCCTTTTGTCGCGGCGCTGGATCCGGACCTGGAAGTGATCGCCTTCGATGTGCCCGGTGTCGGGGGTTCTTCGACGCCGAGCCGGCCGTATCGCTTTCCGGGGCTGGCGAAGCTGACGGCACGGATGCTCGATTACCTCGACTACGGCCAGGTCAATGTGATCGGCGTGTCCTGGGGTGGCGCGCTGGCGCAGCAGTTCGCCCATGACTATCCCGAGCGCTGCAAGAAGCTGGTACTGGCCGCCACGGCGGCGGGTGCGGTGATGGTGCCGGGCAAGCCTAAGGTGCTATGGATGATGGCCAGCCCACGCCGCTACATCCAGCCGTCCCATGTGATCCGCATCGCCCCGATGATTTACGGTGGCTCGTTCCGACGCGACCCGACGCTCGCCGCCAGTCACGCGGCCAAGGTGCGTTCGGCGGGCAAGCTCGGATACTACTGGCAACTGTTCGCGGGCCTGGGCTGGACCAGCATTCACTGGCTGCACAAGATCCATCAGCCGACCCTGGTGCTGGCCGGTGATGACGATCCGCTGATCCCGCTGATCAACATGCGCCTGCTCGCCTGGCGAATTCCCAACGCGCAATTGCACATCATCGATGACGGGCATCTGTTCCTGATCACCCGGGCCGAAGCCGTGGCGCCGATCATCATGAAATTCCTGCAGGAGGAACGTCTTCGTGCCGTGATGCACCCCCACCCGACACCGCTGGGCGGATAA